The Candidatus Equadaptatus faecalis genome includes the window AGAAGCACAGTTATAAATTTTTTCATGGCAGAATAATAATACAACATTTCTTCCTTTCTGAAACAAAAAGGCTCCGGATGTGCAGTTCCGGAGCCTCAGCCGGTTGGTGAGAAGATGTGTCAGCAAACATCCTTCTTTTTATAAACAGCGCCGGCACGCCGTTTATTTCTTAATCGTTTTTAAAATTCATGCTGCCAGCTGAATATTACGCGGCGTTCCGCGCCGAGATAGCCGGAAGCGTTTGTGTAATATTTTTTGTCAAACAGGTTGGTGCAGGCAAAACGCAGGGTTTCGTTTTTCCATTTGTAGTTCAGCGAAGCATTTACAAGGAAAATGCTTCCGTCGTCGACTTCAGGTGTTGCACGATAGGTAAATTCTCTGTCTGTGTAGAGGTGCCAGTTTATTTCCGCGTCAAAGTTTTTATTGTTGTAGTTCAGAAAGCCTGCAACGTCCCAGCGCGGGTCTGTCGAGCGGGTCCAGTCTGAACTGTTCTGTGCCTTTTCTTCTGCCCTTGTGTAGCTGAGCTGCTGGGCATAGCTCCAGTTTTTGGCGAAGTTCCAAGTGTATTTTCCTTCGGCTCCCCACGCGCGTTTTTCATTTATGTTTTTATATTGCGATATATAGGTTTCAGGGTCGTAATCAAAGACTATGGCATCGTCAAGCATTGTGTAAAAGACGTTGAAGGACCACGGATTTTTTGCAGATGCAGCCTTTGTGCCGAGTTCAAAACTCCAGCCTTTTTCCGGATTGAGTTCAGGATTCGGCGACACCCACATTGAAGTTTCACCCATAAGCTGGTAGAAGGTAGGCATGGAGAAGAAGCGTCCGGCAGATGCGTAGAACATGACGTCGTTTTTGTTTGCCCAGCTTAAGGCAATTCTCGGCAGCAGCTGATTTTCAGTTTCGCCGTTATTGACGTTCCAGTGGTCAAAACGCAGACCGAGGTCAAGATTGGCTTCGCCGAGCATAAGGTTTGCTTCAAGATACGGCGCTGTGTTTGTTCTTGCCAGGTCGTAATCCGCCGAAGGGTCAACGTAATTCTTATAATCGACCTTGTCCCTGCGTACGTCGGCACCCCAGACGAGCTTCCATTTGTCAAACAGCTCTTTTCTGTTGAACGTCAGGCCGAGAGATTCCGTGTCAAATTTATTGTAATAAAGTCCGCTTGGGTTCATTTCAAGCGGATAATCGTATTCCGCCTTGTTGTAAAACACGCGTCCTGTTGTGCGCGCATCCTTGTACTGAAGATTCAGGCGGGCGTATTTGTCTTTTCTGCCGATCTCGTTAAAACCTGTACCGTACCACGTATCGAAGCTGTCATAAGCTGATTCGGAATCTCCGAAGCTGCCTGAAAACGCCCATTTGCCTTTCTCGAGGCGTACAACGTAGTCGTTTCCGTAAAAGCTTTTCAATTTTGAGCCGTAGATGTCATAAACATGGTCGTCGTTTTCAACGGTTCTGCTGTAGCCTACCGTGCCGACAAGTCCGTCTTCCGCAACGGTTCCGCGGAAGCTTCCCCTGAAATATCCGCCGTTTCCGCCTTCTGTTTTAAGATATGCCGAGGTTTTTTCCGCGCCTTTCTTTGTTATAACGTTGATGACGGCGCCTCCGGCGTCTGAGCCGTAAAGCGCCGAGCCTGCGCCCTTTACGATTTCAATACGCTCAATACTTTCAAGAGGTATAGTGTTCAGGTTAGGAGCGCCCATTTCGCCTGCACCGTGCAGCGGGTTTGTGTACTGCACGCCGTCGACAAGCACGGAAACTTCTGTTGTAAAACCGCGCACCGAAACGCTTCTCTGGAAAGCGAGCCCGTTGTTGTTCACAAGCGAACTGACGCCTGGAACGCGGGCAAGAGCATCAGCTAAATTAGTCGCGCCTGACTGTGCAATTTCTTTGTCTGTAAGCACATACGTCTGTGCCGGAACGTCGGCGATGCTGTCAGCCACGCGCGAACCTGTAACTTCGACCGCACTGAGCTGCTGAACCTTTGCCGCTTTGCCGCCGTCGGCTGAAGCCGGCACCGAAACACACAGCAAGGCTGTCAGCAGCATGAAAACCAGAAGACTTCTTTTCATTGTGAAACACTCCTTTAATATTTCAACAGCCGGTTCTGCGTCATCGCCAACAAACAAAAACTCCCGCTTCGCCGCGGGAGTCATAATATACGTTCTTCTACGCACGTCACGTGCGCACAAAAAATTGCCGTATCTCGCCCTCGCGATACCTTGCACAGATTTGAGGGAGGTCTTCTGGCTTCCGTTCATCCTCCGGCGTTCCTTCTCACCTTTCGGCAATGGAGCTGCACGCCTTCGTCCCGGTTACAGCAGCGGGGCTGCTCAGGTCTTGCACCTGATTCCCTGTCCAAAAATCTTTGAACACTATTCTGTTGTGGCTAAGAGTATAAAACAAAACCCTGAAAATTGCAACAGGAAATTTTACAAATTCCTTTCCGCCTTGAATTTTCGCAGTATTTCTATGGATTTGTCGTAGTCGGCTTCAAAAACTTCAAGGTCCATTATGCGATCCGTTCCGTCGGCAAGGCGTCGGAATATCCATTCCAGTAAATTCTGATCGTAGTAGCTTAAATCAACGTGGTCGGTTAAATCAGGCTTTACGCCGTGAAGATGCAGTATTCTCGTGTAAGGCAGGAATTTTTCAACGTTAGCCTTCACGTCCTCCTGCACGTGAACGAGATGTCCGAGATCGAGGCAGATTGAAAAACCTGCCTCTTTTACCGTTTCTATTATATAGTCGAGACTGAAATCAAGATTTTCCGCGCAGATTTTCCACGGTTCGTCCGTTGCAGAGGCAAGCCTGAGCGAGGATTTGCGCGTGGCTTCGTAGAACCAATCCATATCATTGCTTGGTACGGGACCGAAAAGTTCTCCGTGCAGATGAAGTACCCACGCGTACGGGTCAAGGTCACGAAAAAGTTCCATGGTGCGGAGGCATTTGTCTTCGCAGAGTGTTCTGCCTTCAGGTGACGTTTCAAAACTGACGTTGGTCGAGAAATGCACGCAGCAGCTCATACCGAGTTCTTCACGCAGGCCGCGCAGCCGTTTTACGTCATCCTTTGAGGGAATATTGCACCCGTATTTGTTGTCCCAAAGGACAATCTCCATGTCGTCAACATCGGCAGACAGTTTTTTCATGTTGTCAGAAAAAGAACCGCCGCCGGGAAGCACCCAGGATGTTCCGCCGAGTTTTACGTTGGTGAAGCGCAGTCTGCCTGTTTCCATTAAAAGTCGAAGTTTTTCAAAAGGGTTTCGTCTTCAGCTTTGGCGAACAGACTGCCGAGAACAAATGCAATTACGGAAACTGAAAGAGAGGGGACAATGGCAGTTGTTCCGCAGACGGATACTTTCGTTATTGTAAAGAAGAAGAACGCGGCACAGCCGGTCAGCATTGAGAGCACGGCGCCGGAAGCATTTGCCTTCCGCCAGTAAAGACCGAAAAGAATCGGGCAGAAGAAAACAGCCTCAAGTCCTCCGAAAGCGAACAGATTTATCCAGACAAGCAATGCCGGAGGCTGCATGGCGGCGAAGAAAACAATAATTCCGATAAATGCGGTTACGGAAAAGCTCATTCGGCGCAGGGAGGCTGGTGTGACGCGCGAAGCGTCATTCTTCGCCGCATAGTGAAAATACAAGTCTTTGACTATGGCTGCCGAGCACATAATCAGCATGGAATCTATCGTTGACATAATAGCCGCCAAAGGTCCGGCAATGAAAATCCCGGCCCAGAACGGCGGCATAAGTTTAATCGTAAGCGTTGAAATTGCGAGGTCGCCTATTTCAATTCCGGGCATAACGGCGCGCCCCATAGCTCCTGCCAAATGCATTGCAAGCATCGGAAACCCGACGGCGAGAGTTCCGATTACCATTGCGCGGTGAAGGGAACGGCTGTCTTTAAAGCCGAGGCATTTCTGTGTGGTTTGCGG containing:
- a CDS encoding TonB-dependent receptor; translation: MKRSLLVFMLLTALLCVSVPASADGGKAAKVQQLSAVEVTGSRVADSIADVPAQTYVLTDKEIAQSGATNLADALARVPGVSSLVNNNGLAFQRSVSVRGFTTEVSVLVDGVQYTNPLHGAGEMGAPNLNTIPLESIERIEIVKGAGSALYGSDAGGAVINVITKKGAEKTSAYLKTEGGNGGYFRGSFRGTVAEDGLVGTVGYSRTVENDDHVYDIYGSKLKSFYGNDYVVRLEKGKWAFSGSFGDSESAYDSFDTWYGTGFNEIGRKDKYARLNLQYKDARTTGRVFYNKAEYDYPLEMNPSGLYYNKFDTESLGLTFNRKELFDKWKLVWGADVRRDKVDYKNYVDPSADYDLARTNTAPYLEANLMLGEANLDLGLRFDHWNVNNGETENQLLPRIALSWANKNDVMFYASAGRFFSMPTFYQLMGETSMWVSPNPELNPEKGWSFELGTKAASAKNPWSFNVFYTMLDDAIVFDYDPETYISQYKNINEKRAWGAEGKYTWNFAKNWSYAQQLSYTRAEEKAQNSSDWTRSTDPRWDVAGFLNYNNKNFDAEINWHLYTDREFTYRATPEVDDGSIFLVNASLNYKWKNETLRFACTNLFDKKYYTNASGYLGAERRVIFSWQHEF
- a CDS encoding TIM barrel protein; its protein translation is METGRLRFTNVKLGGTSWVLPGGGSFSDNMKKLSADVDDMEIVLWDNKYGCNIPSKDDVKRLRGLREELGMSCCVHFSTNVSFETSPEGRTLCEDKCLRTMELFRDLDPYAWVLHLHGELFGPVPSNDMDWFYEATRKSSLRLASATDEPWKICAENLDFSLDYIIETVKEAGFSICLDLGHLVHVQEDVKANVEKFLPYTRILHLHGVKPDLTDHVDLSYYDQNLLEWIFRRLADGTDRIMDLEVFEADYDKSIEILRKFKAERNL